The following are encoded together in the Bacillus sp. NP157 genome:
- a CDS encoding YadA-like family protein, which produces MSFRVHLKRLFLAAVALAPLPLFAQETPTCDGYVCTTPGSALTVGPTAVAPGQQGTAVGDQASAGGFASSALGERAQATGDNSSAFGSNARASGGSSTALGNQARASDGNAIAIGNFSDASAISALALGDNASASGIFASALGAQASASGESSTALGAGATATGANCVALGVSSNCTRDNSVDVGNRVISSVAAGTEAFDAVNVAQLRSVAGGLGGGAGIGPDGLFKSPTYNLSTGSYSDVGSALSALDSKPSGGAAWMSSSEAEPATAMGDPVLGHGNNLAVGAGAGAGSGLNQHNVAIGGGAQAGRTGDITNAEGGQATAIGAEAVATNLASTAVGAFAVSSGRYSTAIGSGAVADENYTVSFGHRAGGAGELDVTNRLVYISDGINPTDAMNMRQGNQIASWYGGGAEQLNGVSIAPMFQLSGGMFRDVNSALVYLDSKTGSEGGSVGPQGPKGDTGPQGPAGVGSGRDDLAVHYDDASQGAVTLGGSGGTAIHNLRAGTADTDAVNLDQLNRSAQSTLSQANAYADVGDSQTRDWAKAYTDSQIRPLNRRINQAGAVGSVIGGMALSAGSVQQQDKLSMGVASYRGQSAIGIGFVHRFENDRVAVAVGGAFAGEGSAVAVSVSIGLNH; this is translated from the coding sequence ATGTCTTTCCGTGTCCATCTCAAACGCCTTTTTCTCGCCGCCGTGGCGCTTGCGCCGCTGCCCCTGTTCGCGCAGGAAACCCCGACGTGCGACGGTTACGTCTGCACGACCCCCGGTTCAGCCCTGACGGTTGGGCCCACCGCCGTTGCCCCCGGCCAGCAGGGAACGGCCGTAGGCGACCAGGCCTCTGCGGGCGGATTTGCATCAAGTGCGCTCGGCGAGCGCGCACAGGCCACGGGCGACAATTCGTCCGCCTTCGGCTCAAACGCGAGGGCCAGCGGCGGGTCATCCACCGCCCTTGGAAACCAGGCGCGGGCGAGCGACGGGAACGCCATCGCCATCGGCAATTTCTCCGACGCGTCTGCCATAAGCGCCTTGGCGCTCGGTGACAATGCCTCCGCGTCGGGCATCTTCGCTAGCGCGCTCGGCGCGCAAGCGTCCGCGTCGGGTGAAAGCTCGACTGCCCTTGGGGCTGGCGCCACAGCCACAGGCGCAAATTGCGTGGCCTTGGGTGTGAGCTCGAACTGCACGCGGGACAATTCTGTCGATGTCGGAAACCGCGTGATTTCAAGCGTTGCGGCGGGCACTGAGGCGTTTGATGCTGTGAATGTCGCCCAGCTTCGCAGCGTGGCAGGGGGGCTCGGCGGGGGCGCGGGCATCGGGCCGGACGGCCTCTTCAAGTCGCCGACGTACAACCTCTCCACGGGGTCTTACTCGGATGTGGGCTCTGCATTGAGCGCCCTGGATTCGAAGCCGTCGGGCGGAGCGGCGTGGATGTCGTCGAGCGAAGCAGAGCCCGCGACCGCGATGGGAGACCCCGTGCTGGGCCATGGCAACAACCTTGCTGTGGGCGCCGGAGCCGGGGCTGGCAGCGGCTTGAACCAGCACAACGTCGCCATCGGGGGAGGTGCCCAAGCGGGACGGACTGGCGACATCACGAACGCGGAGGGCGGCCAGGCCACTGCGATTGGCGCGGAGGCCGTTGCAACGAACCTGGCCTCCACGGCGGTTGGTGCCTTTGCGGTGTCGTCGGGACGGTACAGCACCGCCATCGGGTCTGGGGCTGTCGCAGATGAAAATTACACTGTGAGTTTTGGACACCGCGCCGGCGGGGCCGGTGAGCTTGATGTCACGAATCGTCTGGTCTACATCTCTGACGGCATCAATCCCACCGACGCGATGAACATGCGGCAGGGTAACCAGATTGCGTCGTGGTACGGCGGCGGTGCGGAGCAACTCAACGGAGTGTCGATTGCACCAATGTTCCAGCTGTCTGGTGGAATGTTCCGGGATGTGAATTCGGCTCTCGTGTATCTCGACAGCAAAACGGGCAGCGAGGGCGGCAGCGTCGGCCCCCAGGGCCCCAAGGGCGACACGGGGCCGCAGGGTCCTGCCGGGGTCGGCTCAGGGCGTGATGATTTGGCCGTCCATTACGATGACGCCTCCCAGGGAGCTGTGACGCTGGGCGGGAGTGGCGGCACGGCCATTCACAACCTGCGGGCCGGAACGGCCGACACGGACGCGGTCAACCTGGACCAGCTCAACCGGTCCGCACAAAGCACGCTCAGCCAGGCCAATGCCTACGCCGATGTGGGGGATTCGCAGACCCGCGATTGGGCCAAGGCATACACGGATAGCCAGATTCGCCCCCTCAACCGCCGTATCAACCAAGCCGGCGCCGTGGGCTCGGTCATCGGTGGGATGGCCCTGTCGGCCGGCTCTGTGCAGCAACAAGACAAGTTGAGCATGGGTGTGGCGTCATACCGTGGACAGTCGGCCATCGGCATCGGCTTCGTGCACCGGTTTGAAAATGACCGCGTTGCTGTGGCGGTGGGTGGGGCATTCGCCGGGGAGGGGTCAGCGGTGGCTGTCTCTGTCTCCATCGGCCTCAACCACTGA
- a CDS encoding spore coat protein U domain-containing protein: MKTLLSALLALLAVPAQAGTTTVVIPVVAHVINSCEISQPPTIAFDNLDSAKGGATSASAGITCTKGATAAVRLVGPTELTDGRGNTIPYTVTDANGQPINATQGPSFTSATAFSPTLVPMTASIAGGTRVSDGDYRSTLTMTVDF; the protein is encoded by the coding sequence ATGAAGACCCTCCTTTCCGCTCTTCTCGCCCTGCTCGCCGTGCCGGCACAGGCCGGCACGACCACGGTGGTCATCCCCGTGGTGGCCCACGTTATCAACAGCTGTGAAATCAGCCAGCCGCCCACCATTGCGTTTGACAACCTCGACAGCGCAAAGGGCGGGGCCACCAGCGCTTCCGCTGGCATCACTTGTACCAAGGGAGCCACTGCCGCCGTCCGTCTGGTCGGTCCCACGGAGCTCACCGATGGCCGTGGGAACACCATTCCTTACACCGTCACCGACGCCAACGGCCAGCCCATCAATGCGACGCAGGGGCCGTCGTTTACCTCGGCCACGGCGTTCAGCCCGACTCTTGTTCCGATGACCGCAAGCATTGCCGGTGGCACCCGCGTGTCGGATGGCGACTACCGGTCCACGTTGACCATGACCGTCGATTTTTAA
- a CDS encoding site-specific integrase, which translates to MTSKKPKAERREPGVYLREDGSVRYEVKIRWKGADGKTTGLPTTVFPFDPKARPSDPTSRKNALDSANLFAIQERSALRLYRKPRAQLSGAWTLGQLLHRVIDEVEAEKKALAADGKKLGKSGQQRLAYARMLTGQASSQTSKNKGFPDLCALNLRKLKPEHFGGARNSLASRLLGRDGKQAPAESIRRVIGFLSQTFQHARKHWEIDCVNPLEKWKALDLPPTGQGRERTLTAIEWTHIQEALADALPTTRAAVYTARFSAARRGEVVKLDWSDLKLEDPDKATALLRDTKSRHKNRAGVAPRNRTIPLPPHLAHLLLDLRAERGGKHAKGAVFTGDTGQRLAPDSITQAWARACRRAGVEGARLHDLRHTRITELGHALKNPLQVAAISGHDDLGVLKRYFNATAEDLATVLNRLEGERAAATRIEPGTAYSTAVDALAALPEQEALMALMEATRRRNS; encoded by the coding sequence ATGACATCAAAAAAGCCCAAAGCCGAACGCCGCGAACCCGGGGTTTATCTGCGCGAGGATGGCTCTGTCCGGTATGAAGTAAAAATCCGCTGGAAGGGGGCGGACGGCAAGACCACGGGCCTGCCCACAACGGTTTTCCCCTTTGATCCAAAGGCCCGGCCGTCAGACCCTACGTCCCGGAAAAACGCCCTGGACAGCGCAAATCTTTTTGCCATCCAGGAGCGCTCCGCGCTCCGTCTGTACCGGAAACCCCGCGCACAATTGTCGGGGGCATGGACCCTTGGGCAGTTGCTCCATCGAGTGATTGACGAAGTGGAGGCCGAAAAAAAAGCCCTGGCCGCCGACGGGAAAAAGTTGGGCAAGAGTGGGCAGCAACGGCTGGCCTATGCGCGCATGCTGACCGGGCAGGCCAGCAGCCAGACGTCGAAAAACAAAGGCTTTCCTGACCTCTGCGCATTGAATCTGCGAAAACTCAAGCCCGAACATTTCGGGGGTGCACGCAATTCCCTTGCGTCCCGCCTCCTCGGCCGGGACGGCAAGCAGGCACCGGCGGAAAGTATCCGCCGTGTCATCGGGTTTTTGTCACAAACGTTTCAGCACGCCCGGAAACATTGGGAAATCGACTGCGTCAATCCACTGGAAAAGTGGAAGGCCCTGGACCTGCCGCCGACAGGGCAGGGACGCGAGCGCACGTTGACCGCCATCGAGTGGACCCACATCCAGGAGGCGTTGGCAGACGCGCTGCCCACCACCCGTGCGGCCGTCTACACCGCCCGGTTTTCAGCTGCCCGCCGGGGCGAGGTCGTCAAGTTGGACTGGTCGGACCTCAAACTGGAAGACCCCGACAAGGCCACTGCGCTTCTGCGGGACACCAAAAGCCGACACAAGAACCGTGCCGGGGTGGCACCCCGCAACCGCACCATCCCCCTTCCCCCGCACCTTGCCCACCTCCTCCTCGACCTGCGGGCCGAACGGGGTGGCAAACATGCAAAGGGAGCGGTGTTCACAGGTGACACCGGACAGCGGCTCGCGCCTGATTCCATTACGCAGGCGTGGGCCCGGGCCTGTCGGCGTGCAGGCGTGGAAGGGGCCCGGCTTCACGACCTACGGCACACCCGCATCACCGAGCTCGGTCATGCGCTGAAAAACCCATTGCAGGTGGCGGCCATCAGCGGTCACGACGACCTGGGTGTTTTAAAGCGCTACTTCAATGCCACGGCGGAGGACCTCGCCACGGTGCTGAACCGCCTTGAGGGGGAAAGGGCGGCGGCCACCCGCATTGAACCCGGCACTGCCTACAGCACGGCCGTGGACGCCCTCGCAGCCCTTCCCGAACAGGAGGCACTGATGGCCCTGATGGAGGCGACACGGAGACGGAATTCTTGA
- a CDS encoding type IV secretion system DNA-binding domain-containing protein: MDHFMGPLPEVPPTTGVRRWGKAFTATGLLTALSLVVMTALCGPWTRAQLFDAIHALGHLCLPHVVRSAPAWHIGMALPFLAFVPAVLVFPSMLKPRFGVRHIDGQRVIGGREAVRAFQREARRMGVSQPSALLSLHPAALWPASQWKKHVLITGGVGSGKTQILLHIVRQIFSGRHRALIYDVKGDFTAAFPTAAILSPFDERSLIWHIAADCQTSVQAAALAQAFIPVEEGQGKFWSVAAQMLLEGCILSLQSDKPGTWGWADLRDRLSLSQGAFAALMSQHHRKAESLISDPDSSATSSVLGTLAAYTANIDKLAAAWPQPVKKRSIALTRWVADDYRGPRQLIVQAGVDADLTATYIGAMMAVCAGEILSPRLPDNESGRHLFFVLDELTSIRRIDVLPSLIDKGRSKGISIIACLQDQAQLIERYGQNIASALSAMVGTQILCRVMPGQTRETLIQNAGKRRVAVTSITTSGGFKDGVAGSSSVSVQEEPVLTGEDLSTLGPVFERGKFQGVKAMVTTGRDYLELLWPHQILPSRRPGQVPAFWTLPESEKGVLVIPPRVQVPAREAPPELAGDVARRLGGEALADALQRLKRGERAP; the protein is encoded by the coding sequence GTGGACCACTTCATGGGCCCGTTGCCCGAGGTGCCACCGACCACCGGTGTCCGCCGGTGGGGCAAGGCGTTTACCGCCACCGGGCTGCTCACGGCCCTGAGCCTGGTTGTCATGACCGCCCTGTGCGGCCCCTGGACGCGCGCGCAATTGTTCGACGCCATCCACGCCCTCGGCCATCTCTGCCTGCCCCACGTCGTGCGCTCTGCGCCCGCGTGGCACATCGGGATGGCCCTGCCGTTTTTGGCTTTTGTCCCTGCCGTCCTTGTCTTCCCCTCCATGCTCAAACCCCGCTTTGGGGTGCGTCACATCGACGGACAACGAGTCATCGGAGGAAGGGAGGCCGTCAGGGCTTTTCAGCGTGAGGCAAGACGGATGGGCGTGAGCCAACCCAGTGCGCTGCTGTCCCTCCATCCAGCCGCACTGTGGCCCGCGTCGCAGTGGAAGAAACATGTCCTCATCACTGGCGGTGTCGGCAGCGGAAAAACACAAATCCTGCTGCACATCGTCCGGCAGATTTTCAGTGGGCGGCACCGGGCCCTGATTTATGACGTCAAGGGGGATTTCACCGCCGCTTTTCCGACCGCCGCCATCCTGTCCCCGTTTGATGAGCGCAGTCTGATTTGGCACATCGCTGCCGACTGCCAGACGTCCGTCCAGGCGGCTGCCTTGGCGCAGGCGTTCATTCCCGTCGAGGAAGGGCAGGGGAAGTTCTGGTCTGTCGCAGCACAGATGCTCCTTGAGGGTTGCATCCTGTCGTTGCAATCGGATAAGCCGGGCACATGGGGATGGGCGGACCTCCGCGACCGCCTGAGCCTTTCACAGGGCGCGTTTGCTGCGCTCATGTCTCAGCATCACCGCAAAGCCGAGAGCCTGATTTCCGACCCGGATAGCTCAGCAACGTCCAGCGTCCTTGGGACTCTGGCCGCCTACACCGCCAACATCGACAAGCTTGCGGCAGCGTGGCCGCAGCCGGTGAAAAAGCGCTCCATTGCGCTGACCCGTTGGGTTGCCGACGACTACAGGGGCCCCCGCCAGCTCATCGTCCAGGCCGGTGTGGATGCTGACCTGACGGCCACGTACATCGGCGCGATGATGGCGGTGTGCGCCGGGGAAATCCTCTCGCCCCGCCTGCCCGACAATGAAAGCGGGCGACATCTGTTTTTCGTGCTCGATGAGCTGACCTCCATCCGCCGCATCGATGTCCTCCCCAGCCTGATTGATAAAGGGCGCAGCAAGGGGATTTCCATCATCGCCTGCTTGCAGGACCAGGCTCAGCTCATCGAACGGTACGGCCAGAACATTGCCAGCGCGCTGTCGGCGATGGTCGGGACACAAATCCTCTGCCGCGTGATGCCGGGACAGACCCGGGAAACCCTCATCCAGAACGCAGGAAAAAGGCGAGTCGCAGTCACATCCATCACCACTTCGGGTGGCTTCAAAGATGGCGTGGCGGGGTCGTCCTCGGTGAGCGTACAGGAAGAGCCCGTGTTGACCGGGGAAGACCTCTCGACCCTCGGGCCGGTCTTTGAGCGCGGCAAATTCCAGGGCGTAAAGGCCATGGTGACCACGGGCCGGGACTATCTCGAATTGCTCTGGCCGCACCAAATCCTGCCCTCTCGCCGACCGGGCCAGGTGCCCGCGTTCTGGACGCTGCCGGAGTCTGAAAAGGGGGTGTTGGTCATCCCGCCCCGCGTGCAGGTCCCGGCCCGGGAAGCACCCCCAGAGCTCGCCGGGGACGTTGCACGCCGGCTGGGTGGGGAAGCCCTCGCCGACGCCCTCCAGAGGCTGAAAAGAGGAGAGAGGGCCCCTTGA
- a CDS encoding ankyrin repeat domain-containing protein produces MTDFSSRALPDAAWDGDLAGVRLLLEAGADPRAAHGCALLHAAHRGHPPIVELLLAAGADPLARRSEALHRAAKGRTARHRACVRLLLPLSDTSRWEGWEWEEIPLRGCPDELVKLRPDCTARPARG; encoded by the coding sequence ATGACCGACTTTTCATCCCGGGCCCTCCCGGACGCCGCGTGGGACGGGGACCTTGCTGGCGTCCGACTCCTGCTTGAGGCCGGGGCGGACCCTCGCGCGGCCCACGGTTGTGCGCTGCTGCATGCCGCCCACCGGGGCCATCCCCCCATCGTTGAGCTCCTGTTGGCGGCAGGGGCCGACCCCTTGGCCCGCCGCTCGGAAGCCCTCCACCGGGCTGCGAAGGGCCGGACTGCCCGGCATCGGGCGTGTGTCCGGCTTCTGCTGCCTCTGTCTGACACGAGTCGTTGGGAAGGGTGGGAGTGGGAGGAAATTCCACTAAGGGGCTGTCCGGATGAGCTGGTGAAACTCCGCCCGGATTGCACAGCCAGACCGGCGCGCGGATGA
- a CDS encoding relaxase domain-containing protein, producing the protein MLTLTRLTKGGKKGGNVVAYLQATEYYRDKDDAVQSASSWEGQGAADLGLSGVPTAEQMERLAEGFDPHSSRRKALVPSAGKDTRAIGADATFSAPKSVSLAYAVASPEERDAILGAQRAAVASVLGFIEKEELLRARRGHAGIDSIATQGVVASTHYHFSNRNLEPQLHTHTLLYNVARGEDGQLCCVETNEIFRYQKALGALYRTELARNLEGLGYGIEHTLGFDGLGEADGKDAFEISGISKTLRDHFSTRAKEVEEYQKAHPHARNGALATRKNKDEPTFSELTAEWKKSLGELRAKHPGMVPTTDTLKAHKGISRTTDMADVIDKLHETEAVISRPALLEALAKNSVGKGIDTVLSDEKALAARADIHHIKPERQPGPASQWSSRPTLKHRETRYANSETVAREKGVLTMAAEAAKDTRHSVPMDRVQAGLAAFEARKSEETNSTFRLTPEQRAMVEHTAHATGGIALVVGRAGTGKTTSSEACVEVWKGEGMTVFGAATSWKAAKKLQKESGVEGIALAALAKRIEKKDPDWMPDAKSVLMIDEASLLGTRSFDVVQRAYLKAGGKVILIGDPLQLASVDQGSPFRALIEKHGYAQLEKITRQKTTEGLDLANHFYEGAEQKKGERTASQANTLGKALMKRMDDMGAVHRFDDGKKAVAGLVDAFLSSPEKTSEKLAIAATNADVDEIARGIRQGLKARGELSAVDFHADTITRSGGQQRLALAVGDRIRFKAKVDDRAAKNEDATIQRIRRNATGGLDITVRMDDDATNGKAREFTFDSLQHDQFAYAYAMTAFGAQGQTSHSAFWLGTPTDQHLGLVAATRAKHRLAVFLDKEAEAGFSSSLGRQSHKANALEEGVSQSQRRPFMQGFSAHLDRFKQNAAAISQRFFGEKEQKPKLKNQQRGVTV; encoded by the coding sequence ATGCTGACACTGACCCGACTGACGAAAGGCGGCAAGAAGGGCGGTAACGTCGTGGCCTACCTCCAGGCGACGGAGTATTACCGGGACAAAGACGACGCCGTCCAATCCGCTTCTTCATGGGAAGGCCAGGGCGCGGCCGACCTCGGCCTTTCCGGTGTGCCTACCGCCGAGCAGATGGAGCGTCTGGCCGAAGGGTTTGACCCGCACAGTTCGCGCAGGAAGGCTCTTGTTCCAAGCGCAGGCAAGGACACCAGGGCCATTGGCGCGGACGCAACCTTTTCGGCGCCCAAGTCAGTCAGTCTGGCATATGCGGTGGCCTCGCCCGAAGAGCGCGATGCCATCCTGGGCGCCCAACGCGCGGCGGTGGCTTCCGTTCTGGGGTTCATCGAAAAGGAGGAATTGCTGCGCGCACGGCGCGGCCACGCCGGCATCGATTCGATTGCGACCCAAGGCGTTGTGGCAAGCACGCACTACCATTTTTCCAATCGCAATCTTGAGCCGCAGCTCCACACGCATACCCTGCTCTACAACGTCGCAAGGGGCGAGGACGGCCAGCTGTGCTGTGTCGAAACCAACGAGATTTTCCGGTACCAAAAGGCCCTCGGTGCACTGTACCGGACCGAGCTCGCCCGGAACCTCGAAGGCTTGGGCTACGGCATTGAACACACGTTGGGCTTCGATGGGCTCGGCGAAGCCGACGGGAAAGATGCCTTCGAAATCTCGGGCATCTCGAAAACCTTGCGGGACCATTTCTCGACCCGGGCCAAGGAAGTGGAGGAGTATCAGAAGGCCCATCCCCACGCCCGGAACGGTGCGCTGGCAACCCGGAAAAACAAGGACGAACCGACGTTCTCGGAGCTCACCGCCGAGTGGAAGAAATCCCTGGGTGAGCTCCGCGCAAAGCATCCAGGGATGGTGCCGACGACCGACACCCTGAAAGCCCATAAGGGCATTTCTCGGACCACCGACATGGCCGACGTCATCGACAAGCTGCACGAGACCGAGGCCGTCATCTCCCGCCCGGCGTTGCTCGAAGCCCTGGCAAAAAACAGCGTGGGGAAGGGGATAGACACCGTCCTTTCCGATGAAAAGGCCCTTGCCGCCAGAGCCGACATCCACCACATCAAACCGGAACGACAACCGGGGCCGGCGTCACAGTGGTCCAGCCGTCCGACGCTCAAACACCGGGAGACCCGGTATGCGAACAGTGAGACCGTCGCCCGGGAAAAGGGTGTGTTGACCATGGCAGCAGAGGCTGCAAAGGACACCCGCCACAGCGTTCCGATGGACCGCGTCCAGGCCGGCCTTGCTGCGTTCGAGGCCCGGAAATCGGAGGAAACAAATTCAACCTTTCGCCTCACGCCCGAGCAGCGGGCCATGGTTGAGCACACCGCCCATGCCACCGGTGGCATCGCACTGGTCGTGGGTCGCGCGGGCACTGGAAAGACCACGAGCAGCGAAGCCTGCGTTGAGGTCTGGAAAGGCGAGGGGATGACGGTTTTCGGGGCGGCGACAAGCTGGAAGGCTGCCAAGAAACTCCAAAAGGAATCCGGTGTGGAAGGCATCGCCCTGGCCGCCCTCGCAAAGCGCATCGAAAAGAAAGACCCCGACTGGATGCCCGACGCAAAATCTGTCCTGATGATTGATGAGGCCAGCCTGCTCGGCACCCGGTCGTTTGACGTGGTGCAGCGGGCTTATTTGAAGGCCGGTGGCAAGGTGATTTTGATAGGGGACCCCCTTCAGCTGGCCTCCGTCGACCAGGGCAGCCCATTCCGCGCCCTCATCGAAAAACACGGCTATGCACAGCTCGAAAAAATCACGCGACAGAAGACGACCGAAGGCCTGGACCTCGCCAATCATTTCTACGAGGGCGCAGAGCAGAAGAAGGGCGAACGCACGGCGAGCCAAGCCAACACGCTCGGCAAGGCCTTGATGAAGCGCATGGACGACATGGGCGCCGTCCACCGGTTTGACGATGGGAAGAAAGCCGTCGCGGGTCTGGTGGATGCCTTCTTGTCATCGCCTGAAAAGACGTCCGAAAAACTCGCCATTGCCGCGACAAACGCCGACGTCGATGAGATTGCACGGGGTATCCGGCAAGGCTTGAAAGCCCGGGGCGAACTTAGCGCCGTGGACTTCCACGCCGACACCATTACCAGGTCCGGCGGCCAGCAGCGGTTGGCCCTGGCGGTGGGCGACCGCATCCGGTTCAAAGCAAAGGTGGACGACAGGGCGGCCAAGAATGAGGATGCGACCATCCAGCGCATTCGCCGAAATGCCACCGGTGGTCTGGACATCACGGTCCGGATGGATGACGACGCGACCAACGGGAAGGCCCGGGAATTTACCTTTGATTCTCTCCAGCATGACCAGTTCGCCTACGCCTACGCGATGACGGCATTCGGCGCGCAGGGGCAGACCAGCCATTCCGCATTCTGGCTCGGTACGCCGACCGACCAGCACCTGGGCCTGGTGGCTGCGACGCGTGCAAAACACAGACTGGCCGTTTTCCTCGACAAGGAAGCCGAGGCAGGTTTTTCCAGCAGCCTGGGCCGCCAGAGTCACAAGGCCAACGCCCTGGAAGAAGGTGTCTCGCAGAGCCAGCGCCGGCCCTTTATGCAGGGCTTTTCCGCGCACCTCGACCGTTTCAAGCAGAACGCCGCCGCCATTTCCCAACGCTTTTTTGGCGAGAAGGAGCAAAAACCAAAACTCAAAAATCAACAGAGGGGAGTCACCGTATGA